In Phaeobacter piscinae, one genomic interval encodes:
- a CDS encoding glycosyltransferase family 4 protein codes for MADLLVTNFNRNFTGVSATAANVVRQQAGRYQMALVGRALPGCLDPISIAAARAASRHHDPAKPFAIWHVRRNTEMRAAIWARDVLRLPVRIVFTSAAQRRHSAFPRWLISRMDAVIATTEAAATYVPHVRSVVPHGVDTDLFTPAENRGSAWAALGYGGQQGIATIGRIRPEKGTDLFVDAMLRLLPKHPGAVALVIGRATREHQGFLKGLQAKIAAAGLGERILFPGEIPASDLPRVMRALSLVMQLPRYEGYGMAPLEGLASAVPFVGSDTGYYRAFSAQGTVGTVVPLEAADAAAEAAGQLLSAPEELSRRGQAGRDLAVHAFSARAEADGIDAVYQKLWSAG; via the coding sequence ATGGCCGACCTGCTTGTCACCAACTTCAATCGCAATTTCACCGGTGTCTCGGCGACCGCTGCGAATGTGGTGCGTCAACAGGCCGGACGGTACCAGATGGCGTTGGTGGGACGCGCCCTGCCCGGCTGCCTGGATCCGATTAGCATCGCCGCTGCCCGCGCGGCCTCACGCCATCATGACCCCGCCAAACCCTTCGCGATCTGGCACGTCCGGCGCAACACCGAAATGCGTGCCGCGATCTGGGCGCGCGACGTCCTGCGCCTGCCGGTGCGGATCGTTTTCACCTCAGCGGCGCAACGGCGGCATTCAGCGTTTCCGCGCTGGCTGATCTCGCGCATGGATGCGGTGATCGCCACCACCGAAGCTGCCGCAACCTATGTCCCTCATGTGCGTTCCGTGGTGCCGCATGGGGTCGACACCGATCTCTTCACACCGGCGGAGAACCGCGGCTCGGCATGGGCCGCGCTTGGCTATGGTGGCCAGCAAGGGATTGCCACAATCGGACGTATTCGGCCCGAGAAAGGCACCGATCTGTTTGTTGACGCTATGCTGCGGCTCTTGCCGAAACACCCCGGCGCTGTCGCTCTGGTAATCGGGCGTGCCACACGAGAGCATCAGGGCTTTTTGAAGGGCTTGCAGGCAAAGATCGCCGCGGCGGGCCTTGGCGAACGCATTCTGTTTCCCGGCGAAATCCCGGCAAGCGATCTGCCGCGCGTGATGCGGGCGCTGTCGCTGGTGATGCAGCTGCCCCGCTACGAAGGCTACGGTATGGCTCCGCTGGAGGGGTTGGCCAGTGCTGTGCCCTTTGTCGGTTCAGACACCGGATATTATCGTGCCTTTTCGGCGCAAGGGACCGTCGGCACCGTGGTGCCGTTGGAGGCCGCCGACGCCGCGGCAGAGGCCGCAGGTCAGTTGCTGTCAGCACCCGAAGAACTGTCACGCCGCGGACAAGCTGGTCGCGATTTGGCGGTCCACGCCTTCAGCGCCCGTGCGGAGGCAGATGGCATCGACGCCGTATATCAAAAGCTCTGGTCCGCAGGCTAA
- a CDS encoding 3-deoxy-D-manno-octulosonic acid transferase, with protein MSSRKTSAAPLLFHLYRAVTAALAPFAYRKVAGKLADHGVSAARQRERMGYPTEPRPTPQTPDGHPAPLLWFHGASVGESLAALSLIDKLAPRLPGAEFLLTSGTATSAEMMAKRMPANCRHQFAPLDATAPVRRFLRHWQPDAALFVESELWPVTLDAAKRSGVRLALVNARLSARSIARWKSKPATAAFVMQHFDVLLSQNPQMGQSLIDLGAPADRVHPSGNLKAGSAPLPVDKTALASGQAELGARPLWVASSTHRGEEETVIAAHKALLAETPDLCLLLAPRHPERATEVIALIKKAGLSVARRSAGDALTPDTQVYLADTLGEVGTWYVLSPIVFLGGSLAPIGGHNPFEVAQAGAAVITGPGYSNFAETYPPLIDAGGAVEVSDAPTLAGAVQHWLTDDTALNTARTAARGVVEAQAAALDGVVDLLITHLALPSPNTRN; from the coding sequence ATGTCCAGCCGCAAGACCAGCGCAGCGCCGCTGTTGTTTCACCTCTACCGCGCGGTCACTGCGGCGCTGGCGCCGTTTGCCTATCGCAAAGTCGCAGGCAAGCTCGCCGATCACGGCGTGTCTGCTGCCCGCCAGCGCGAACGGATGGGCTATCCAACAGAGCCGCGCCCAACACCCCAAACACCCGATGGCCACCCTGCGCCGTTGCTGTGGTTTCACGGTGCTTCGGTCGGTGAAAGCCTGGCCGCGCTGAGCCTGATCGACAAACTGGCCCCCCGCCTGCCCGGCGCGGAATTCCTACTGACTTCGGGCACCGCAACTTCTGCCGAGATGATGGCCAAGCGTATGCCCGCCAATTGCCGCCACCAGTTTGCGCCGCTGGATGCTACAGCCCCCGTGCGCCGCTTTCTGCGGCATTGGCAGCCGGATGCAGCGCTCTTTGTCGAAAGTGAGCTGTGGCCGGTAACGCTGGACGCGGCCAAACGCTCCGGCGTGCGGTTGGCATTGGTCAATGCCCGACTGTCGGCCCGCTCCATTGCGCGGTGGAAATCCAAACCGGCCACCGCTGCCTTTGTGATGCAGCATTTCGATGTGTTGCTCAGCCAGAACCCGCAGATGGGCCAGAGCCTGATCGACCTTGGCGCCCCGGCTGATCGCGTCCATCCCAGCGGCAACCTGAAGGCCGGGTCCGCACCGCTGCCCGTCGATAAGACCGCCCTTGCCTCCGGTCAGGCCGAGCTGGGAGCGCGCCCGCTCTGGGTCGCAAGCTCCACCCACCGTGGAGAGGAGGAGACCGTGATCGCCGCGCATAAAGCACTGCTGGCCGAGACCCCCGACCTCTGCCTGTTGCTGGCGCCCCGTCACCCGGAGCGCGCAACAGAAGTGATCGCGCTGATCAAGAAGGCGGGCCTCAGCGTTGCCCGTCGCAGCGCAGGCGATGCCCTCACCCCTGACACGCAGGTCTATCTGGCGGATACGCTGGGCGAGGTCGGCACATGGTATGTGCTATCGCCCATCGTTTTTCTGGGTGGCTCCCTTGCCCCCATCGGCGGGCATAATCCGTTTGAAGTGGCACAGGCCGGCGCCGCCGTCATCACCGGCCCGGGCTATTCCAACTTTGCCGAGACCTATCCACCGCTGATCGACGCCGGTGGAGCGGTTGAGGTCAGCGACGCCCCAACGTTGGCCGGCGCAGTCCAGCATTGGTTGACGGATGACACCGCCCTTAACACGGCTCGCACTGCTGCGCGCGGCGTGGTTGAGGCGCAGGCGGCAGCCCTTGACGGTGTGGTGGACCTGTTGATCACCCATCTGGCGCTCCCTTCGCCCAACACGCGCAACTGA
- the moaA gene encoding GTP 3',8-cyclase MoaA produces MTAPLIDPFARAITYLRVSVTDRCDFRCVYCMSENMTFLPKKELLTLEELDRMCSTFVNLGVEKLRITGGEPLVRRGIMTFFRSMTRHLESGALKELTLTTNGSQLEKYAQDLYDAGVRRVNVSLDTIDEGKFAEITRWGRLPQVLRGIDAAQKAGLRIKINAVALKGFNEDELPAITRWCAGRDMDLTWIEVMPMGDIGNENRLGQYWSLKDVRRAYDDHYNVTDLAERTGGPARYVRLEETGQKIGFITPLSHNFCESCNRVRLTCTGELYMCLGQEDMADLRAPLRNHPENDQALEDAIRAAITLKPKGHDFDYSRQKLDGQMPRHMSHTGG; encoded by the coding sequence ATGACTGCTCCGCTTATCGATCCCTTCGCCCGCGCCATCACGTATCTGCGTGTCTCGGTCACTGACCGCTGCGATTTTCGCTGCGTTTACTGCATGTCCGAGAACATGACCTTCCTACCGAAGAAGGAGCTGCTGACGCTGGAGGAACTGGACCGGATGTGTTCGACCTTCGTCAATCTGGGTGTTGAGAAGCTGCGCATCACCGGGGGCGAACCGCTGGTGCGTCGGGGCATCATGACCTTTTTCCGCTCCATGACACGCCATCTCGAAAGTGGCGCGCTGAAGGAGCTGACGCTGACCACCAATGGCTCTCAGCTGGAGAAATACGCGCAGGACCTCTACGACGCGGGTGTGCGCCGGGTGAATGTCTCTCTCGATACCATCGATGAGGGCAAATTCGCCGAGATCACCCGCTGGGGCCGCCTGCCGCAGGTGCTGCGCGGGATTGACGCCGCACAGAAGGCCGGGCTGCGGATCAAGATCAATGCGGTCGCTCTCAAGGGCTTCAACGAAGACGAGCTGCCCGCCATCACCCGCTGGTGCGCGGGGCGTGATATGGACCTCACCTGGATCGAGGTCATGCCAATGGGCGATATCGGCAACGAAAACAGACTGGGTCAATACTGGTCGCTGAAAGACGTGCGCCGCGCTTATGACGATCACTACAATGTCACCGATCTGGCGGAGCGCACGGGTGGGCCGGCGCGCTATGTGCGGTTGGAAGAAACCGGTCAGAAAATCGGCTTCATCACGCCGCTGTCGCATAATTTCTGTGAAAGCTGCAACCGCGTGCGGTTGACCTGCACGGGTGAGCTGTACATGTGTCTGGGTCAAGAAGACATGGCAGACCTGCGTGCGCCCCTGCGCAATCATCCTGAGAATGATCAGGCGCTGGAAGATGCGATCCGTGCCGCGATCACCCTGAAACCCAAAGGCCATGACTTCGATTATTCGCGGCAGAAGCTCGACGGGCAAATGCCCCGCCACATGAGCCATACCGGCGGCTGA
- a CDS encoding DNA alkylation repair protein translates to MNMLTIEVALAALEAAAEPARATQMAGYHKQKRRVLGVPNPVINSLSQEWRKMLSAQDDGLTARCVLAQELWASDVFEARIAAGKLLTQARIKEDAPVWDLLQSWVPDFDSWAIADHAASAIQKRLQAQPGRLDTVEGWTSSDHMWTRRAALVSTLPWAKLPNPKPEELAARERILGWAARYVPDRNWFIQKAIAWWLRDLSKHDADRSRAFLAEHGAAMKPFARKEAAKYLVSAGEPTADAATSDNP, encoded by the coding sequence ATGAACATGCTGACGATTGAGGTGGCATTGGCCGCGCTGGAGGCCGCTGCAGAGCCTGCGCGCGCGACCCAGATGGCGGGCTATCACAAGCAAAAACGCCGGGTGCTAGGCGTACCGAACCCGGTGATCAACAGCCTCAGCCAGGAGTGGCGCAAGATGCTCAGCGCGCAGGATGACGGCCTTACCGCCCGTTGCGTGCTGGCACAGGAGCTGTGGGCCAGCGATGTGTTCGAAGCCCGGATTGCCGCGGGCAAGCTGCTGACCCAAGCCCGGATCAAGGAGGACGCGCCGGTCTGGGATCTGTTGCAAAGCTGGGTGCCGGATTTTGACAGCTGGGCCATTGCCGACCACGCCGCCTCAGCCATTCAGAAACGGCTTCAGGCGCAGCCCGGGCGGCTGGACACAGTTGAGGGCTGGACGTCCAGCGACCACATGTGGACCCGCCGCGCCGCATTGGTTTCGACCCTGCCCTGGGCAAAACTGCCCAATCCAAAACCTGAAGAGCTGGCCGCGCGTGAACGGATCCTCGGCTGGGCTGCACGCTACGTGCCCGATCGCAACTGGTTCATTCAGAAAGCCATCGCCTGGTGGCTGCGCGATCTCAGCAAACATGATGCCGACCGCAGCCGCGCGTTTCTGGCCGAACATGGCGCGGCGATGAAACCCTTTGCCCGGAAAGAAGCGGCCAAATATCTAGTGTCCGCCGGTGAACCCACCGCAGATGCAGCCACCAGCGACAACCCATAG
- the glmS gene encoding glutamine--fructose-6-phosphate transaminase (isomerizing), whose translation MCGIVGVLGNHEAAPILVEALKRLEYRGYDSAGIATVNSGTLDRRRAVGKLVNLSDLLVHEPLPGKSGIGHTRWATHGAPTIGNAHPHRAGGVAVVHNGIIENFKDLRGALNEKGITFQTDTDTETVALLCEALIADGRAPIEAARETVGRLEGAFALAFLFEGEEDLMIATRKGSPLAIGHGDGEMFVGSDAIALAPFTDQITYLEEGDFAVLTRNSVEIWDQRGAIANREKRQIQLVNARIDKDGHKHFMAKEIAEQPVAIDRALKAYLGDDGQLALPAELDFTQIERLTMVACGTAFYACMVAKYWFEQIARMPVEVDVASEFRYREPPVSDKTLALFVSQSGETADTLAALRYMDGKAQQIVGLVNVPESSIARESDVVLPLHAGPEISVASTKAFTCQLSILLLLALRAAEQRGLPLPDDMPADLRALPGLIHQSLAGETQITASARGLAKAQDIIFLGRGQLYPLALEGALKLKELSYIHAEGYASGELKHGPIALIDEKVPVVVLAPRDALFDKTVSNMQEVMARGGKVILVTDAEGAKIAGDGTHEVIVMPQVPDTLAPILYAVPAQQIAYYTAIAKGTDVDQPRNLAKSVTVE comes from the coding sequence ATGTGTGGCATCGTCGGCGTTCTTGGCAATCACGAAGCAGCCCCCATTCTGGTCGAGGCGCTGAAGCGGCTTGAATATCGCGGCTATGACAGCGCGGGCATCGCCACGGTCAACAGCGGCACTCTGGATCGCCGCCGTGCGGTGGGAAAACTGGTGAATCTCTCTGATCTCCTGGTGCACGAGCCGCTACCCGGCAAATCAGGCATAGGTCACACCCGTTGGGCCACCCATGGCGCCCCAACCATCGGCAATGCCCACCCGCACCGGGCCGGTGGAGTCGCGGTTGTCCACAATGGCATCATCGAGAATTTCAAGGATCTGCGCGGCGCGTTGAACGAGAAAGGCATCACCTTTCAAACCGATACCGATACCGAAACGGTCGCTTTGCTTTGTGAGGCGTTGATCGCTGATGGCCGGGCACCCATCGAGGCCGCGCGTGAAACCGTCGGGAGGCTGGAGGGAGCCTTCGCACTCGCCTTCCTCTTTGAGGGAGAAGAGGATTTGATGATCGCCACCCGCAAGGGATCGCCCCTGGCAATCGGCCATGGTGACGGCGAAATGTTCGTTGGCTCCGACGCCATTGCGCTGGCGCCCTTCACCGATCAGATCACCTATCTGGAAGAAGGCGATTTTGCCGTCCTGACGCGCAATAGCGTCGAGATCTGGGATCAACGCGGTGCAATTGCCAACCGCGAGAAACGCCAGATCCAGCTAGTGAATGCCCGCATTGACAAGGACGGGCACAAGCACTTCATGGCCAAGGAAATTGCCGAACAGCCGGTGGCCATTGACCGCGCCCTGAAGGCCTATCTCGGCGACGACGGGCAGCTGGCGCTACCGGCTGAACTAGATTTCACCCAGATCGAACGGCTGACCATGGTGGCCTGCGGCACCGCGTTTTATGCCTGCATGGTTGCGAAATACTGGTTTGAGCAAATCGCCCGGATGCCGGTTGAGGTCGATGTCGCCTCCGAATTCCGCTACCGCGAGCCGCCGGTCTCGGACAAGACGCTGGCGTTGTTCGTTTCACAGTCGGGCGAGACCGCCGACACGCTGGCGGCGCTGCGTTACATGGACGGCAAAGCACAGCAGATCGTCGGGTTGGTCAATGTTCCCGAAAGCTCAATCGCACGCGAGAGCGACGTGGTGCTGCCGCTCCACGCGGGCCCCGAAATTTCTGTCGCCTCAACCAAGGCGTTCACCTGCCAGCTGTCGATTCTGCTTCTGCTGGCTCTGCGCGCGGCTGAGCAACGCGGTCTGCCACTGCCGGATGACATGCCTGCCGATCTGCGCGCCCTGCCCGGATTGATTCACCAATCACTGGCCGGAGAGACGCAAATCACCGCCTCAGCGCGCGGGCTGGCCAAGGCGCAGGACATTATCTTCCTCGGACGCGGGCAGCTTTATCCGCTGGCTTTGGAAGGCGCGCTAAAGCTCAAAGAGCTGAGCTATATCCACGCAGAAGGCTATGCCAGCGGCGAGCTGAAGCACGGGCCAATTGCCCTCATCGATGAAAAGGTGCCGGTGGTGGTCCTCGCCCCCCGTGATGCGCTGTTCGACAAGACCGTCTCCAACATGCAGGAGGTGATGGCGCGCGGCGGCAAGGTGATCCTTGTGACGGATGCGGAAGGGGCTAAAATCGCGGGCGATGGCACCCATGAGGTCATTGTAATGCCGCAAGTCCCCGACACGCTGGCACCGATCCTCTATGCGGTACCTGCGCAGCAGATCGCCTATTACACCGCAATCGCCAAGGGCACCGATGTCGACCAGCCGCGCAACCTTGCCAAATCGGTGACCGTGGAATGA
- the glmU gene encoding bifunctional UDP-N-acetylglucosamine diphosphorylase/glucosamine-1-phosphate N-acetyltransferase GlmU, with product MSTALVILAAGKGTRMNSDLPKVLHPIAHAPMLEHALSAGRALNPERTIVVAGHGADYVRAVMADIDEEAEIVVQEEQLGTAHAVAQTRDALSDFEGDIVVLYGDTPFVSAETLQRMLAARQNADLVVLGFTAADPARYGRLVMDGDSLERIVEYKDATEAERAIDFCNSGLMAGNAAQMFALIDRVDSVNASGEYYLTDLVELARADGLRVTAVSCDEVETLGINSRADLARADRVFQQRKRAELMADGVTLMDPETVYLAFDTVIGRDTIIEPNVVFGPEVTVESGVFIRSFSHFEGCHISRGSKVGPYARLRPGAELAENTHIGNFVEIKNAEIAEGAKVNHLSYIGDASVGAATNIGAGTITCNYDGVMKHRTEIGAGAFIGSNTMLVAPVRIGNEAMTATGAVVTKSVEDGALAIARAEQQNKPGRARKLMDMLRAKKARLSEGAE from the coding sequence ATGAGCACCGCCCTCGTCATTCTGGCCGCAGGCAAAGGCACCCGGATGAACTCCGACCTGCCCAAGGTTTTGCATCCCATTGCCCACGCCCCGATGCTGGAACACGCGCTATCCGCAGGGCGCGCGCTGAACCCGGAACGCACAATTGTTGTGGCCGGTCACGGGGCAGATTATGTGCGCGCCGTGATGGCTGATATCGACGAAGAGGCTGAAATTGTTGTTCAGGAAGAACAGCTTGGAACGGCCCATGCGGTTGCGCAAACCCGTGACGCCTTGTCCGATTTTGAAGGCGATATCGTCGTGCTTTATGGCGACACGCCCTTCGTCAGCGCCGAGACATTGCAGCGGATGCTGGCCGCGCGACAGAACGCCGATCTGGTGGTGCTTGGCTTCACCGCGGCTGATCCCGCGCGCTATGGCCGGTTGGTCATGGATGGCGACAGCCTTGAGCGGATTGTCGAATATAAAGACGCAACCGAGGCGGAGCGGGCGATTGATTTCTGCAACTCAGGCCTGATGGCAGGCAATGCGGCGCAGATGTTTGCGCTGATTGACCGGGTTGATAGCGTTAATGCCTCGGGTGAATATTACCTCACCGATCTGGTCGAATTGGCACGCGCCGATGGGCTGCGGGTCACAGCTGTGTCCTGTGATGAGGTTGAGACCCTTGGCATCAACTCTCGCGCTGATCTGGCCCGTGCGGATCGCGTTTTCCAGCAGCGCAAACGCGCCGAGCTGATGGCAGATGGTGTCACGCTGATGGACCCTGAGACCGTCTATCTGGCCTTTGACACAGTCATCGGTCGCGACACAATCATCGAACCCAATGTCGTGTTTGGCCCCGAGGTCACGGTGGAAAGCGGGGTGTTTATCCGGTCCTTCTCCCACTTTGAGGGCTGCCACATCTCGCGCGGTTCCAAGGTTGGCCCCTACGCCCGCCTGCGTCCCGGTGCGGAGCTGGCCGAGAACACCCACATCGGCAATTTTGTGGAAATCAAGAACGCCGAAATCGCCGAAGGCGCCAAGGTCAATCACCTGAGCTATATCGGCGATGCCAGCGTGGGCGCAGCGACAAACATCGGCGCGGGCACCATTACCTGTAACTACGACGGCGTGATGAAGCATCGCACCGAAATCGGCGCCGGTGCCTTCATCGGCTCCAATACCATGCTGGTCGCCCCGGTGCGCATTGGCAATGAAGCCATGACCGCAACCGGCGCGGTCGTCACCAAATCGGTTGAGGACGGCGCGCTGGCGATTGCCCGTGCTGAACAACAAAACAAACCGGGCCGCGCGCGCAAGCTGATGGACATGCTGCGCGCGAAGAAGGCCCGTCTGAGCGAAGGAGCCGAATAA
- a CDS encoding HAD-IA family hydrolase translates to MRTVIFDLDGTLADTSGDLLAAANACFRQMGLGDLLSLPRDAGVALRGGKSMLTTGLKRVDHYHEETVEEYYPQLLEHYRDAIDHHTVMYPGAMAAVEQLKADGFRVGICTNKPEALAEKLTRNLGVRDAFHSLVGADTLPVRKPDPAPLREAVRRAGGDPERSILIGDSDTDRKTSAAAGVASVLVTFGPSGGDLEALRPEALLHRFEDLPALAARLLPI, encoded by the coding sequence ATGCGTACGGTTATCTTCGATCTTGACGGTACTTTGGCGGATACATCTGGCGATTTGCTGGCCGCTGCCAACGCCTGTTTTCGTCAGATGGGGTTGGGGGATCTGCTTTCCTTGCCGCGGGATGCGGGCGTAGCCCTGCGTGGCGGAAAAAGCATGCTGACGACCGGACTGAAGCGGGTTGATCACTATCACGAAGAAACCGTTGAAGAATATTACCCGCAGCTGTTGGAGCATTATCGCGATGCGATTGACCACCATACCGTGATGTATCCCGGTGCCATGGCCGCGGTCGAGCAATTGAAGGCGGACGGGTTTCGTGTGGGTATATGCACCAATAAGCCTGAGGCGCTGGCCGAGAAGCTGACCCGCAACCTGGGTGTACGGGATGCGTTTCACTCGCTGGTGGGAGCCGATACCCTGCCTGTGCGCAAACCTGATCCCGCCCCCCTGCGCGAGGCCGTCCGCCGGGCTGGCGGTGACCCGGAGCGGAGCATCCTGATTGGCGACTCTGATACCGACCGCAAAACCTCTGCTGCCGCCGGTGTTGCCTCGGTACTGGTCACCTTTGGTCCGTCTGGCGGCGACCTCGAAGCGCTGCGGCCGGAGGCTTTGTTGCACAGGTTTGAGGATCTGCCCGCACTGGCAGCGCGGTTGCTGCCGATTTAA
- a CDS encoding DegT/DnrJ/EryC1/StrS family aminotransferase: MTEIFTGSFTQQEPIPEEAIEAAVEVMRHGRLHRYNVLGDEAGEVTLLEEEFAAQMEAPYALAVASGGYALATALRAVGVKPGDRVLTNAFTLAPVPGSIAAVGAVPVYVGVNETLTLDLEDLERQLSVDGHPRVLMLSHMRGHLCDMDRLMAICDASDVAVIEDCAHTMGARWNGVLSGRHGVVGCYSCQTYKHVNSGEGGLLVTSDPEIAARAIMLSGSYMLYSRHRAAPGPEVFERIKYETPNISGRMDNVRAAILRPQLRDLEQQVQRWNARYRQVEEGLRDTPGLTVVERPEKEAYVGSSIQFLLLDWREEAVREVLRRCAARGVELKWFGTPEPVAFTSRYDSWRYAETPRLPQSDRILAGIVDMRVPLTFSLADCAQIARIIRAEVGAVFQEG, translated from the coding sequence ATGACAGAAATCTTTACCGGTAGCTTCACCCAGCAGGAACCCATCCCAGAAGAGGCCATCGAGGCCGCTGTCGAGGTGATGCGCCACGGTCGCTTGCACCGCTATAACGTGTTGGGTGATGAGGCTGGCGAGGTGACCCTTCTGGAGGAGGAGTTTGCCGCCCAAATGGAGGCACCGTACGCGTTGGCGGTGGCTTCTGGCGGCTATGCTCTGGCGACCGCCTTACGTGCCGTCGGTGTAAAGCCTGGCGATCGAGTGTTGACCAATGCCTTCACCCTGGCGCCGGTGCCCGGGTCAATCGCGGCCGTGGGCGCAGTGCCGGTCTACGTTGGCGTTAACGAGACGCTGACACTGGATCTGGAGGATCTGGAGCGGCAGCTTTCGGTCGACGGGCACCCGCGCGTTCTGATGCTATCGCATATGCGCGGGCATCTGTGTGATATGGACCGGTTGATGGCGATCTGCGACGCTTCGGATGTCGCGGTGATCGAGGATTGCGCCCACACCATGGGGGCGCGCTGGAACGGGGTTTTATCTGGGCGTCACGGAGTGGTCGGCTGCTATTCCTGCCAGACGTATAAACATGTGAACTCAGGCGAGGGTGGCTTGCTGGTGACCTCTGATCCAGAGATTGCGGCGCGCGCAATTATGCTCTCTGGGTCTTATATGCTTTATTCCCGCCATCGCGCTGCGCCCGGACCTGAGGTGTTTGAACGCATCAAATATGAGACGCCGAATATCTCGGGGCGGATGGACAATGTTCGCGCCGCAATCCTGCGCCCGCAGCTGCGTGATCTTGAACAGCAGGTGCAGCGCTGGAACGCCCGTTACCGCCAGGTCGAGGAGGGCCTGCGCGACACGCCGGGCCTGACGGTGGTCGAACGCCCCGAAAAAGAGGCTTATGTTGGCTCCTCCATTCAGTTCCTGCTGCTGGACTGGCGCGAGGAGGCCGTTCGGGAAGTCCTGCGGCGCTGTGCTGCGCGGGGGGTCGAGCTGAAATGGTTCGGCACGCCCGAACCCGTTGCCTTTACCTCGCGCTATGACAGCTGGCGCTATGCCGAGACCCCCCGCCTGCCGCAGAGCGACCGCATCCTGGCCGGGATCGTCGACATGCGGGTGCCGCTGACCTTCAGCCTGGCCGACTGCGCCCAGATCGCCCGCATCATCCGCGCCGAGGTCGGGGCGGTGTTTCAGGAGGGGTGA
- a CDS encoding HD domain-containing protein: protein MTKYLGDQAWSQATGGILRRRDRVALMRQLAGMQLGELARRLGLAKGPAALPLDVADIPVPDSATCRAAEEHVAASLSHALDLHSHRTYYWGMFLAHSEGLRPDPELLYVSALLHDLGLSAGEMPKARSCCFAVNGARLAGLFLQQQQWDSARRRSVFEAISLHLNLEVPASRHGAEARLLALGAHLDVTGRNLHRLHRRNAGSVLKRFPRDGFAEEITASVSAGHHPHTRAGILSKLGFKDLALANPLDRPRA from the coding sequence ATGACGAAATATTTGGGTGACCAGGCTTGGTCACAGGCCACCGGCGGCATTCTGCGCCGACGCGACCGTGTGGCGCTGATGCGGCAGCTGGCCGGGATGCAGCTGGGCGAGCTTGCCCGCCGGCTGGGGCTGGCAAAAGGCCCCGCCGCATTGCCGCTGGACGTGGCAGACATCCCCGTGCCCGACAGCGCCACCTGTCGCGCCGCCGAGGAGCACGTGGCCGCCAGCCTGTCCCACGCTCTCGACCTGCACAGCCACCGGACCTATTACTGGGGCATGTTCCTGGCTCATAGCGAAGGCCTGCGCCCGGACCCCGAGCTGCTGTATGTCTCCGCCCTGCTGCACGACCTGGGCCTGTCCGCCGGCGAAATGCCCAAGGCCCGGAGCTGCTGCTTTGCGGTGAACGGCGCCCGGCTCGCCGGCTTGTTCCTGCAACAGCAGCAATGGGACAGTGCCCGCCGCCGGAGCGTGTTCGAGGCGATCTCGCTGCATCTCAACCTTGAGGTTCCTGCCTCCCGCCACGGCGCCGAAGCGCGGCTGCTGGCGCTTGGCGCGCATCTGGATGTGACGGGGCGCAACCTGCACCGGCTGCACCGGCGCAACGCGGGCAGCGTGCTGAAGCGCTTTCCCCGCGACGGCTTTGCCGAGGAGATCACGGCTTCGGTCAGCGCAGGGCATCACCCGCACACGCGGGCCGGCATCTTAAGCAAGCTGGGCTTCAAGGATCTGGCGCTGGCCAACCCGCTGGACCGCCCCCGGGCCTGA
- a CDS encoding TetR/AcrR family transcriptional regulator produces MQKRQKRASEKQTRLVQAGAELFRSRGYDGTSLTDVAKAAGVPPGGVFYHFRTKADLADAVMQQHHRHFSGQLQQIETATPDPRKRLRLFWEGAEKLAADRAALGCPVLALAGDMAADPARPEAAQEHRKLVMAHTLGWLAAQYRALGLGAAQADTAAAGLFATMQGAFAVGHVMNDADIIRRIFSDKRQEQEKAGFL; encoded by the coding sequence ATGCAGAAACGCCAGAAACGCGCGAGCGAAAAGCAGACAAGGCTGGTGCAGGCGGGCGCCGAACTGTTCCGGTCCAGAGGATATGACGGCACCAGCCTCACCGACGTCGCCAAGGCCGCAGGCGTGCCGCCGGGCGGAGTGTTCTACCATTTCCGCACCAAGGCCGACCTCGCCGACGCGGTGATGCAGCAGCATCACCGGCATTTCAGCGGCCAGCTTCAGCAGATCGAGACCGCCACCCCGGATCCGCGTAAGCGCCTGCGCCTCTTTTGGGAGGGCGCCGAAAAGCTGGCCGCCGACCGCGCGGCGCTTGGCTGCCCGGTGCTGGCGCTGGCCGGGGACATGGCCGCCGATCCGGCCCGCCCGGAGGCCGCGCAGGAACACCGCAAGCTGGTCATGGCGCATACCCTGGGCTGGCTGGCCGCGCAGTACCGCGCGCTTGGCCTTGGCGCCGCGCAGGCGGATACCGCGGCCGCGGGCCTGTTTGCCACCATGCAGGGCGCATTTGCGGTGGGCCATGTCATGAACGACGCAGATATTATCCGCAGGATTTTTTCGGACAAACGCCAGGAACAGGAAAAGGCAGGATTTTTATGA